A single Lysinibacter sp. HNR DNA region contains:
- a CDS encoding trypsin-like serine protease, whose translation MTILRRAAPRPSHYAHHTRAWRHGGAATLTLLTLTLTTALGPTASATSPDSPTTTNTRASNDATAAASTEKLPVGNSTPSSRGSGNPNDVRGEFIKTDGRISPATSYAGGGIIGEDKRKLVTTFDEPYDKIVLIQREKASGTTHCTGALVDVAVILTAAHCLQTKADGAAALNDITLTLRSDPQKFTLPKCGISDYRVAPGWSEGESTSRDWALIKSQCSFGQFVGFFGTHDRPDEDFPTNHTLTGFPGDKKPNYYTFPLYEDSGLVHSVPNDDSLWYDKIDATNGQSGSPIWYYNNNEELACTYCIVGVHSSGVDGGIDQFRRNFGTRVTTVAQEFMDDLAGISPQ comes from the coding sequence ATGACAATATTACGCCGCGCCGCGCCACGGCCATCCCACTATGCTCACCACACCCGCGCCTGGCGGCATGGCGGCGCAGCAACACTCACCCTACTCACACTCACGCTCACCACAGCACTTGGCCCAACCGCCTCCGCTACAAGCCCCGATAGTCCAACGACAACAAACACCAGGGCAAGCAACGACGCAACCGCAGCAGCATCTACAGAAAAACTCCCTGTCGGAAACAGCACACCCAGTTCAAGGGGAAGCGGAAACCCCAACGACGTTAGGGGCGAGTTCATCAAAACAGACGGCCGTATCAGCCCAGCTACCTCCTACGCCGGTGGCGGCATAATCGGAGAAGACAAGAGAAAACTCGTCACAACGTTTGACGAACCCTACGACAAAATCGTGCTTATTCAAAGAGAAAAAGCATCAGGAACCACTCACTGCACCGGTGCCCTTGTTGACGTAGCCGTGATTCTTACCGCCGCCCATTGTCTTCAGACAAAGGCAGACGGGGCTGCTGCTCTCAATGACATTACGTTGACACTTCGCTCCGATCCGCAAAAATTCACACTCCCTAAATGCGGCATTAGCGATTATAGGGTTGCGCCGGGCTGGAGCGAAGGTGAATCAACATCTCGCGATTGGGCCCTTATCAAGTCCCAATGCTCTTTCGGTCAATTCGTTGGATTCTTTGGAACCCACGACCGTCCTGATGAGGATTTTCCCACCAATCATACCCTCACAGGTTTCCCCGGAGATAAAAAACCGAACTATTATACCTTCCCCCTCTATGAGGATTCCGGGCTCGTCCACTCTGTTCCCAACGACGACAGCCTTTGGTACGACAAAATCGATGCCACCAATGGTCAGAGCGGGTCTCCAATTTGGTATTACAACAATAATGAAGAACTCGCCTGCACCTATTGCATTGTCGGAGTACACTCCTCGGGCGTTGACGGAGGAATAGACCAGTTCAGAAGAAATTTCGGAACCCGAGTAACCACGGTTGCTCAAGAATTTATGGATGACCTTGCTGGGATCAGCCCCCAATAG
- a CDS encoding acetyl-CoA C-acetyltransferase, producing MVAGTTPYIYDAIRTPRGRGKNGSLHGIKAIDLVVGLLRELQSRFPELNPGAIDDIVLGVVTPVGDQGANLAKTAATVAGLPDTVAGVQVNRFCASGLEAVNIAAQKVAAGWESLVIAGGVESMSRVPFGADGGPWANDPVTSYDSYFVPQGIGADLIATLEGFSRDDVDAYAVRSQRLAENAWARGYFDRSIVPVRDQNGLVLLDHDEHRRPESTVESLGGLKSSFAALGQRYGFDAVALQKYHWVERINHVHTAANSSGIVDGAALLLVGSEAAGAEAGLTPRARVVTAAVSGADPTIMLTGPAPATLKALAQAGLTTEDIDLFELNEAFASVVLKWMKDLNIPQEKVNVNGGAIAMGHPLGATGAMILGTALDELERRGGKRALITLCIGGGMGIATIIERV from the coding sequence GTGGTTGCAGGCACAACACCATACATTTATGATGCAATCCGCACTCCCCGTGGCCGAGGTAAAAACGGTTCGCTACACGGGATAAAAGCGATTGACCTTGTGGTGGGTCTCCTCCGTGAACTTCAGAGCCGTTTCCCCGAGCTCAATCCCGGTGCCATAGACGATATTGTTCTTGGCGTGGTTACACCCGTGGGTGATCAGGGAGCAAACTTGGCGAAGACGGCGGCAACCGTTGCGGGGCTCCCGGACACGGTTGCGGGTGTGCAGGTTAATCGATTTTGCGCGTCCGGGCTCGAGGCGGTGAACATCGCTGCGCAGAAAGTTGCCGCGGGATGGGAGTCTCTTGTGATTGCGGGTGGTGTCGAGTCGATGTCTCGGGTTCCCTTCGGCGCCGATGGCGGTCCCTGGGCAAACGATCCGGTCACAAGCTATGACAGCTATTTTGTACCGCAGGGTATCGGGGCTGATCTCATCGCAACGCTTGAGGGTTTTAGCCGTGATGATGTTGATGCCTATGCGGTACGTTCCCAAAGGCTTGCCGAAAACGCCTGGGCTCGGGGATACTTTGATCGCTCAATAGTCCCCGTTCGAGACCAGAACGGTCTGGTGCTGCTTGATCACGATGAGCATCGGCGTCCAGAGAGCACTGTTGAGTCGCTCGGTGGGTTAAAATCGTCTTTTGCCGCCCTAGGACAAAGATACGGATTTGACGCCGTCGCGCTGCAAAAATATCACTGGGTTGAGCGTATCAATCACGTGCACACCGCCGCCAATTCCTCGGGCATCGTGGACGGTGCGGCCCTGCTTCTCGTGGGGTCCGAGGCTGCCGGTGCTGAGGCGGGACTTACCCCGCGTGCACGGGTGGTTACGGCAGCGGTGAGTGGGGCAGACCCTACCATCATGCTCACCGGCCCCGCCCCGGCGACCCTGAAGGCGCTTGCACAGGCGGGGCTCACCACGGAGGACATCGACCTTTTTGAACTGAACGAGGCGTTTGCCTCCGTGGTGCTTAAGTGGATGAAAGACCTCAATATCCCCCAAGAGAAGGTGAATGTTAACGGCGGTGCCATCGCTATGGGACACCCCCTGGGAGCGACCGGGGCAATGATACTGGGCACGGCGCTCGACGAACTCGAGAGGCGCGGTGGAAAACGGGCGCTCATCACCCTGTGCATCGGTGGAGGCATGGGTATCGCAACGATTATTGAGAGGGTGTAG
- a CDS encoding 3-hydroxyacyl-CoA dehydrogenase NAD-binding domain-containing protein, producing the protein MIHWNRDSEGIITLVMDDPDNPVNTMNDAFIDSLDNTVTRLEAEIENVTGVILASAKQSWFAGGNLRELITASPETAREEYARVTRMKKQFRRLELLRCPVVAAINGTALGGGYEVALACHHRIAIDSPKTRIGLPEITLGMFPGAGGATRTVRMLGLERALKTVLLPGTRFGVVGARGAGLVDDVVETPEDLEAAAREWILTHPDAAQPWDRAGFRIPGGTPSTAGILPALAPFIQASPALLRQKLGGAHYPAPRALLASAVEGAQVDVDTALDIETRYFVSVIDTQVASNMIGAFFFDLTEVVSGASRPREAERHTVNRLGVIGAGMMGSAIAYTATRVGIDTVLFDTDVLAQERVLGYVRSRERERVLRQDPEASDDLIDSEVSRLLKRLNFSSTVTELAGTEFVIEAAYEDLEVKKALFMESENTVQPGTVLASNTSSLPIAEIADAVDDPSLVIGLHFFSPVDKMELVEIVRGPLTSDKTLARAFDLARQLRKTPIVVNDSRGFFTSRVIFRYIEEALAVLGEDINPVTLERAAGRAGYAVSPLKLIDELSLTLVDRIWRENARAQETLRVAGSVWSPATEARHTVDRMLRKGRLGRAAGAGFYDYSEGKRGDLWPGLSDYPGQQPGSFPHHPGRVLQPDNTILENLGERMLCAEALEAVRCCEEGVIASLADANIGSLLGIGFPPWTGGVLRYIEQYEGGVAGFVARCGEFARLHGPRFEPPVSLVRCAREGRSLAETYFKRAERESQ; encoded by the coding sequence ATGATTCACTGGAACAGAGACTCGGAGGGGATTATCACCCTCGTCATGGATGATCCCGATAATCCGGTTAACACGATGAACGATGCCTTCATCGATTCGCTTGATAACACCGTTACCCGGTTAGAGGCGGAGATCGAGAACGTTACCGGCGTGATTCTGGCCTCCGCAAAGCAGAGTTGGTTTGCCGGTGGAAACCTGCGCGAACTCATTACCGCCTCACCAGAGACCGCGAGGGAGGAATATGCGCGGGTCACCCGCATGAAAAAGCAATTCCGGCGTCTCGAACTTCTGAGGTGCCCCGTTGTCGCCGCAATCAATGGAACCGCCCTCGGCGGAGGCTACGAGGTGGCGCTTGCCTGTCATCATCGGATAGCGATAGACAGCCCAAAAACTAGAATCGGTTTGCCCGAGATTACCCTGGGTATGTTTCCCGGCGCGGGCGGAGCCACCCGTACGGTGCGTATGTTGGGTCTTGAGCGCGCGCTCAAGACCGTGCTTTTGCCCGGAACCCGTTTTGGGGTTGTTGGGGCCAGGGGCGCGGGTCTAGTTGATGACGTGGTGGAGACCCCCGAGGATCTAGAGGCCGCAGCTCGAGAGTGGATTCTTACCCATCCCGACGCAGCGCAGCCCTGGGATCGGGCGGGGTTCCGGATCCCCGGAGGCACCCCGAGCACTGCAGGGATATTGCCCGCGTTGGCTCCCTTTATACAGGCCTCTCCAGCTCTGCTGCGCCAGAAGCTTGGTGGGGCGCATTACCCGGCTCCTCGGGCCCTTCTGGCCAGCGCGGTCGAGGGCGCTCAGGTGGATGTCGACACCGCCCTCGATATTGAGACGCGTTACTTCGTGAGCGTGATTGATACACAGGTCGCCAGTAACATGATCGGTGCGTTCTTCTTTGATCTCACCGAGGTCGTGTCGGGGGCCTCTCGGCCTCGGGAAGCTGAGCGCCACACCGTTAATCGTCTTGGCGTTATAGGTGCGGGCATGATGGGTTCTGCCATCGCCTACACCGCGACCCGTGTGGGCATTGATACGGTGCTTTTTGATACCGATGTGCTGGCTCAAGAACGGGTGCTCGGCTATGTGCGTTCCCGGGAACGGGAGCGGGTTTTGCGACAAGACCCGGAGGCGTCCGATGATCTTATCGATTCTGAGGTGTCACGGCTACTCAAACGTCTGAACTTCTCCTCCACAGTGACGGAGCTCGCGGGTACTGAGTTTGTGATTGAGGCCGCTTACGAAGACCTTGAGGTGAAGAAAGCTCTGTTTATGGAGAGCGAAAACACGGTGCAGCCCGGAACCGTTTTGGCGAGCAACACCTCATCGCTGCCCATCGCCGAGATTGCGGATGCCGTGGATGATCCCTCTCTGGTTATTGGTCTTCACTTCTTTTCTCCGGTGGACAAGATGGAGCTTGTGGAGATCGTGCGTGGCCCACTCACCTCCGACAAAACCCTCGCCCGGGCTTTTGACCTTGCGCGGCAATTGCGCAAAACACCGATTGTGGTCAATGACTCGCGAGGCTTTTTTACCAGTCGGGTGATCTTTCGATATATCGAGGAGGCCTTAGCCGTCCTGGGGGAGGACATCAACCCTGTAACGCTAGAGCGGGCGGCTGGGCGTGCAGGGTATGCGGTGTCGCCCCTCAAACTCATTGACGAACTTAGCCTGACCCTGGTTGATCGGATCTGGCGTGAGAACGCCCGCGCTCAAGAGACCCTGCGCGTTGCCGGCAGCGTGTGGTCCCCCGCGACGGAGGCCCGTCACACGGTAGACCGAATGCTTCGAAAGGGACGGCTCGGGCGTGCGGCGGGAGCCGGGTTCTACGATTATTCTGAGGGGAAACGTGGTGATCTCTGGCCTGGGCTATCGGATTATCCCGGTCAACAACCAGGCTCCTTTCCTCACCACCCTGGGAGAGTGCTTCAGCCGGATAACACCATCCTGGAGAACCTTGGGGAGCGAATGCTCTGCGCCGAGGCTCTTGAGGCCGTTCGCTGTTGCGAGGAGGGAGTTATCGCCTCGCTTGCAGATGCCAATATCGGTTCGCTCCTCGGTATCGGATTTCCCCCGTGGACGGGGGGAGTGTTGCGCTACATCGAACAGTACGAGGGCGGGGTCGCGGGCTTTGTCGCGCGATGTGGAGAATTCGCGCGGCTTCACGGGCCGCGCTTCGAGCCGCCCGTCTCGCTCGTTCGCTGTGCCCGGGAGGGGCGCTCGCTTGCGGAGACCTACTTTAAACGCGCTGAAAGGGAATCACAATGA
- a CDS encoding nitronate monooxygenase, whose amino-acid sequence MTTTLETQISTPFTTEFGIRHPVVQGGMMWVGRAELAAAVSEAGGLGIITALTQPTPADLVKEIERARALTDKPLGVNLTILPSITPPPYDEYRRAIIDAGITIVETAGANPEPHMEMFKEHGVKIIHKCTSVRHALKAQRVGVDAVSIDGFECAGHPGEDDVPGLVLIPAATEKLSIPVIASGGFANGQGLAAALALGADGINMGTRFMCTEESPVAHEVKQCIVEATERDTELIFRPLKNTARVASNSVSREVVSILAAGGEFPDVRDLVAGSRGRKVFEEGDLEAGIWSVGMVQGLIHDIPSAGEVVRRTVAEAVTEIDRIAGLINRG is encoded by the coding sequence ATGACCACTACCCTAGAAACACAGATATCCACTCCCTTTACTACAGAGTTTGGCATTAGACACCCCGTTGTTCAGGGGGGAATGATGTGGGTGGGGCGAGCGGAACTGGCCGCCGCCGTATCGGAGGCGGGCGGCCTCGGCATTATCACTGCCCTCACCCAGCCGACCCCCGCAGATCTCGTTAAGGAGATCGAGCGTGCCCGGGCACTCACCGATAAACCCCTCGGTGTTAACCTGACCATTCTTCCTTCGATCACGCCGCCACCCTACGACGAGTATCGTCGCGCGATTATCGACGCGGGAATCACCATTGTGGAGACAGCCGGAGCGAACCCCGAACCTCACATGGAGATGTTCAAAGAGCACGGAGTAAAAATTATTCACAAGTGCACCAGCGTTCGCCACGCGCTCAAAGCTCAGCGGGTTGGTGTCGATGCCGTGAGCATCGACGGTTTTGAATGTGCCGGACACCCCGGTGAGGATGATGTTCCCGGGTTGGTGCTTATCCCCGCGGCAACCGAGAAACTCAGTATCCCCGTGATTGCCTCGGGAGGGTTTGCTAACGGGCAGGGCCTAGCCGCAGCTCTGGCCCTGGGCGCCGACGGTATCAACATGGGAACCAGGTTTATGTGTACGGAGGAGTCGCCGGTGGCACACGAGGTAAAGCAGTGCATTGTTGAGGCAACGGAGCGGGACACCGAACTCATCTTTCGCCCTCTGAAAAACACCGCCCGGGTGGCCAGCAACAGTGTGAGCCGCGAGGTGGTTTCGATTTTGGCGGCCGGGGGAGAGTTTCCTGATGTGCGCGACCTGGTGGCGGGTTCGCGAGGACGCAAGGTTTTTGAGGAGGGAGATCTTGAGGCCGGTATCTGGTCCGTAGGTATGGTGCAGGGACTCATTCACGATATTCCGTCGGCGGGTGAGGTGGTGCGCCGTACCGTTGCAGAGGCCGTCACCGAGATTGATCGGATAGCCGGACTGATAAATCGGGGTTGA
- a CDS encoding diacylglycerol kinase family protein: protein MSSAVPHVVVVINPVSATGKRGAIGSRVADAFKARGFAVTALLEQDAASLATALARVLSTRPDAVIAVGGDGLVHLVVEQLVGTEIPLGLIPTGTGNDFARGLGVSLHVDEALRATLRRLSTEALARGRTVDTGLILGQGVSQPFVGALSAGFDAAVNKLTNRMVWPRGRARYILAVLIELVRLRSRKYRMLVDGDELETSGILVSIANNSSFGGGIKIVPDARLDDGFLDLFIVSKISRIQFLLFFPRVFRGTHTSIPEVTIRRVTEVTVECEGVTGFADGEEVGALPLTVRVVPKSLRVLA, encoded by the coding sequence ATGTCCTCAGCTGTGCCTCACGTAGTCGTTGTTATTAATCCGGTGTCGGCCACCGGTAAACGCGGGGCAATTGGTTCGCGGGTGGCGGACGCTTTTAAAGCCCGGGGTTTTGCCGTAACCGCACTCCTCGAACAGGACGCTGCCTCTCTGGCTACTGCTCTTGCGCGCGTGTTATCAACACGGCCCGATGCCGTGATAGCGGTGGGGGGCGACGGCCTGGTGCACCTGGTGGTGGAGCAACTTGTGGGAACAGAGATCCCGCTGGGCTTAATTCCCACCGGCACGGGAAATGACTTTGCTCGTGGGCTGGGCGTCTCGCTTCACGTTGACGAGGCATTGCGCGCAACCCTGCGCCGGCTGTCCACCGAGGCGCTTGCGCGGGGGAGAACGGTCGATACCGGACTTATTCTTGGGCAGGGTGTGAGTCAGCCCTTTGTGGGCGCATTATCTGCCGGGTTTGATGCAGCCGTCAACAAGCTCACAAATCGTATGGTGTGGCCGCGCGGTAGAGCGCGTTATATTTTGGCGGTACTCATTGAGCTGGTGCGCCTGCGTTCCAGGAAGTATCGCATGCTGGTTGATGGTGATGAACTTGAGACGAGTGGGATTCTTGTGTCGATTGCAAATAATTCGTCGTTTGGTGGCGGAATAAAAATTGTTCCAGATGCCCGCCTCGATGACGGTTTTCTTGACCTTTTTATCGTGTCTAAAATATCGCGGATTCAGTTTCTGCTCTTTTTTCCGCGTGTGTTTCGCGGAACCCACACGAGCATTCCCGAGGTGACAATTCGCCGAGTCACAGAGGTAACCGTGGAGTGTGAGGGCGTTACCGGTTTTGCCGACGGCGAAGAGGTGGGGGCCTTGCCTCTGACCGTTCGGGTGGTGCCCAAATCGCTACGTGTTCTCGCGTGA
- a CDS encoding putative Ig domain-containing protein, translating into MASAPSDRHRGGLITRGRRRPRGWALGSLLLGVVFICTVLLAGAPDVQAQMRAGATVSAWGLDDHGQVEVPAELVGRDVVAVAAGYAHSLALVSDGSVVAWGLDDHGQVEVPAELVGRDVVAVAAGYAHSLALVSDGSVVAWGRDNHGQVEVPAELVGRDVVAVAAGYAHSLALVSDGSVVAWGRDNHGQAQVPDALTGREVTAIAAGSSHSLALVSDGSVVAWGLDDHGQVEVPAELVGRDVVAVAAGYLHSLALMSDGSLVTWGYNFFGLLDIPAEASNRVFTSIAAGFGHAVALTQEGDILVWGWNGRGQLNVPVEVANKTATSIAAGYAHSLVTFQPDRDSTLRVSLGYELADGVSTHTASVTVLHRVTQLPVVNVPVDFNVFREGDVMSTRAFTGQDGISHIEITSTVAGEHEVAANIHGETIDVPAGGNRTARFGTMPVLEEAAFLFPAGEFRSVVIPVTGIPSPVLRGRSLGDVLPQELPTGLILDSVTGVLSGTLTEIGKHVFEINAENELGTNLRVYTVMVTPPASEVVKALPSASSWEGSPQELSVTGTGGVDWFIVAGLALLVGGAGLYLRGTAQPPYSGRDNL; encoded by the coding sequence GTGGCTTCTGCGCCTAGCGATCGGCACCGTGGAGGTCTCATAACGAGAGGGAGACGTCGTCCGAGGGGTTGGGCGTTGGGAAGTCTGCTTCTTGGAGTTGTGTTCATCTGTACCGTGCTTCTAGCAGGAGCTCCTGATGTGCAGGCTCAGATGCGGGCGGGAGCAACCGTCAGCGCCTGGGGTCTTGATGATCATGGTCAGGTTGAGGTTCCGGCGGAGCTTGTTGGGAGGGATGTTGTGGCGGTTGCTGCTGGGTATGCTCATTCGTTGGCTTTGGTGTCGGATGGGAGTGTTGTGGCCTGGGGTCTTGACGATCATGGTCAGGTTGAGGTTCCGGCGGAGCTGGTTGGGAGGGATGTTGTGGCGGTTGCTGCTGGGTATGCTCATTCGTTGGCTTTGGTGTCGGATGGGAGTGTTGTGGCCTGGGGGCGCGATAATCATGGTCAGGTTGAGGTTCCGGCGGAGCTTGTTGGGAGGGATGTTGTGGCGGTTGCTGCTGGGTATGCTCATTCGTTGGCTTTGGTGTCGGATGGGAGTGTTGTGGCCTGGGGGCGCGATAATCATGGTCAGGCTCAGGTCCCAGATGCGCTTACTGGTAGGGAGGTGACCGCTATTGCTGCCGGAAGTTCTCATTCGTTGGCTTTGGTGTCGGATGGGAGTGTTGTGGCCTGGGGTCTTGATGATCATGGCCAGGTTGAGGTTCCGGCGGAGCTTGTTGGGAGGGATGTGGTGGCGGTTGCTGCCGGATACTTACATTCGCTGGCCTTGATGTCGGACGGAAGCCTAGTAACCTGGGGATACAATTTTTTTGGTCTTTTAGACATTCCCGCTGAGGCGTCGAACAGAGTGTTTACATCAATAGCGGCTGGCTTTGGGCATGCTGTGGCGCTCACACAAGAGGGAGACATTCTTGTGTGGGGGTGGAACGGACGGGGTCAGCTTAACGTCCCGGTGGAGGTAGCCAATAAAACAGCTACGTCGATAGCCGCTGGTTACGCACATTCGCTGGTGACTTTTCAGCCTGATAGAGACTCGACACTGAGGGTGTCGTTGGGGTATGAGTTGGCGGATGGCGTGAGCACACACACCGCCAGCGTGACCGTATTACACAGGGTGACGCAACTTCCGGTCGTCAATGTCCCGGTGGATTTTAACGTTTTTCGGGAGGGTGATGTGATGAGTACCCGAGCGTTTACCGGACAGGATGGTATTTCTCACATCGAGATCACCTCTACAGTTGCAGGAGAACACGAGGTAGCGGCAAACATTCACGGTGAGACGATTGATGTTCCTGCTGGCGGTAATAGAACGGCTCGTTTTGGAACTATGCCGGTGCTTGAAGAAGCAGCATTCTTGTTCCCCGCGGGGGAGTTTCGCTCGGTTGTGATCCCGGTGACGGGTATTCCCTCACCGGTGTTAAGGGGCAGATCTCTTGGGGATGTGCTTCCGCAGGAACTGCCGACCGGATTGATTTTGGACTCGGTGACGGGTGTGTTAAGCGGCACGCTCACGGAGATTGGAAAACACGTTTTTGAGATTAATGCGGAGAACGAGTTGGGCACTAATCTGAGAGTGTACACCGTAATGGTTACTCCTCCCGCGTCCGAGGTTGTGAAAGCCTTGCCCTCGGCATCTTCTTGGGAAGGCTCCCCTCAAGAGCTCAGTGTGACGGGAACAGGTGGTGTTGACTGGTTTATCGTTGCTGGTTTAGCGTTGCTCGTTGGCGGAGCAGGTTTATACCTTCGGGGAACAGCGCAGCCGCCTTACTCGGGTCGCGATAATCTGTAA